GAAACAGCAAGGCCACTGATAAAAGATGCAAACTAAGGCAAAGTCTTGGCCTGGGTGAATATCCATAATGCACCATCTCAGAGTAGGACTGCAAAATCAGAGATGGGTTCGACTGGTTTTAGGCGTAGCCCGCATCCCATATTTGCTGGAGGCCACAAACTCAACCCAGACCTGCGGTCTCAGTCTGTTTTGACTGCTTAATGAATAAAATCTTGATAAAAGTCACAAGCACGGTGCGTCACATCTACTGACTAAGGAAAATGGACATGCTTGCCGACAAGATGAACACagctcatacacacagagaagtcAGTTTAAACACCGGCTGGGAGGAGCCTTTAGTTAAAACACTAACAAAGGAGAAACACTCAACAAAAAACGTCCAACTCTGTGTCCTAAGAAATTAATTATCTGGTAAGTGTCACTTAAAACCATCATCTAACTCACTACATCGTGGGTGAAACATGgcacaaacagaaaacagtgaTGCAAAATTTTCTGTTACTTTGGATATTCTGAGAACTGTGCCAGCCATTCAAAATTCAGACAATGTCTAAACGGAGGGTTAAAATCAATTATTACACAGCACCATCTTGTCCATCTGACTCTTTATAGGATATAACAATCAACATTCACCATCACCATTGTGCAACAATGTTCTGTAATGCACTGGAAGTGCAAAACATGGAgtacattaaataggctatatgACAAGAAAGCTTGgtttccttaaaaaaaaaaaaaaaaaaaaacaacacaacatggATAGCAAACCAATAAGAACACATTAGAAATTAAAACAAGACCTCAGTGATGTAACATTTTGTATTAATTATACATTTCCATGATGCCGATTCCCTCTGCTCTCCGACACCTATGATTGCCCTTTGTCCCTCATTTTTAGTGACTGCTTTACTTCAGCTTGTAACCACTTGGCAAGAGAGAGAATTCTGCCAGCAGACTACTGGGTCTGTGCCCTGCTGCTGACAGAGTTTAGGCAGTACTAGGCACAAGTTCAACAAATGCCACCAATCAGATCCTGTCAGACAGGTTCTTCTTGTCTGATATGGCGATGATCGGAAAAAAAGTTTAAACCTTTTGGGCGTGGCGTCCAAATGCGCTGATCTACTAGGCATTCAAGAATGCAAATTTGGACCATTAAGCAGAATGCTTGAAGCATTGTATTTCTGGACACTATTCAGATTGTTAACTGGAGGAAAACATTCACCATTTCCTTAGAGGGGATGGAACGGCAACATGGGAATATCCATGCATGCTGCATTATCTAAATTACAGATGCAGAACATTTATGTCAAAAAGGCCATACTGTATGTTCAAAGTGCTTCTGTAAAAACAGTTTATATATGCAGACATAGAAACGGCTTGGTTAAGTATAAAGTGTAGCTGTAGATATACAATTTACTTCCTGACAGTCTAAATTCACAGATACCCTTGGTCAGTCAAATCCTTCAATTTGCATTTCGAAAGAGAAAAAATATATGAACCTTCACCAGAAATACACGGGAACGACGCCAAAGAGTGCTTGGATGAGGTATGTCTACACCCAGACCTGTGGATAGAGGACAGTGAGGAACATTGGGATCCGCAGATGAAGGTTTTCAGAGGGGGAACTGAccagttttttgtttgttaaatTGTGATTTGTGTTGTCTTGATGGCTGCGGTAACTCTGATTCAGGTGGAGTCACAGGGACACAAGGGCCTGGCGTTTAGGTCTTCTTCTTCAGCTCCTCAAAGCGGCGGGTCAGGTCATCAAAGTCGATGTCGTCTGAGGCGGCGGTGTTCCCGCCGAACGAGGTGGCTGGGAGTGTGTCAGGGACAGAGGGCAGCTCAGGGAGGGCGTTGTTGTCGTAGATCTGAGTTGAGGGGCTTGGCCCTACAGAGAAACAAAGACAGTGAGAAATGAGTAAATGATGACTGACCAGTTACAAAACCTTGTCGCCTACAATGCTCAAAATTTAGAAAACAATTAGTCAAAGAGCCAtactaaaaataaaagtaatataaataaacaaaacaaatatattttGAGGCTTTGCTTTTATTCAGATAGGGCAGTGAAGAGTAGGACTgaaagtttttgttttttttgaaaGTATATTtatgggctttttatgcctttaatgtgacaggatagtagagaatgacaggaagcgagtgggagagagagtcggggtgggatccggaaaggaccacggggcgggaatcgaacccgggtcgctggcgcagtgcaggtgccccagccagtcctGGTcctgcgccacagctggggccaggaCTGAAAGTTTAATCTAAATGTAATCAATATCCCGATTTGAACTAATGCAATTAGCAAATCGCAAAGGCTGTAATTATTTGACTGTGTCCCAATGGTCAATTATGTAATTTAATTTCATGTGATCCTTGACAGAAAGTTGCTCAACACGCTAAGTAATCAGGTATAACCTAGCCTGTGTGAACCCAGATGAAGCTTCCAGATGAAGTCCCTCTGGAAAGGATCTCATTGACGCATGTTTTACGACTTCCAGGGGCATAACCACCAGTGAGATTAAAATTGTTCATTGAACTGGGGCAAGCACATTTTTCTTgtaaaggttttaaatgcagttgttgactcaattcaaaagaaaatacacattcTTGAGTTTTTGGTGATTCTGAAACGGATGTCAATGGACTCCTTTCCGATTgatctgcagagcaaattcagctttgctaacaggttcgtctaGGTTCACCCAGGCAAGGTGTAGCCCACTATGCCAAATTCGTTTGTATCCAACGCATGGATCCGCTAGCGACTCCGAACTTGTTTTTGCGCCAGAGCCGTATCGGACGATTATGGAGGGTATGTTGCGGAACCATCTGAAAAGAGATGATGTACAAGCCCATGTTCCCTTCACTGATTCATTGTGCTCATTTCACATGACGATGGCCATGCGCTGCTTTTCAAGAAGTAAAACATTTAgcctacatttattcatttgacgACTACAGTGAATGGCAATGGATTAATAGCCTATGCAACTTAATTCAAAGACACTGTATACAGTTATtatatactgtaaatgtgtatgtgtacacatcCCTCTTGATCATAAGAAGCACTGTGTAATGTTATAATGTCCATCACATGAGGTAGGCTATTTTGTTTGCTTATTCCTATAAGTAGCGTGAGAGCTGTCCATTACACCCAGGCAGTAAACTTGGCAAACATTAcacaattagatattttccccaaattaGACGgctggggtgggatcgggaaatgaccacgGGTCATGAAACGGGTCAGACTCGAACCCGGGTCCTCTGGGCACTTGGGCCCAAATGACATGCGGACCCTGCAGCCGCTTGCACCACAGCTCCCCCGAAAATCAACACACAATATTCATATGCAAGATTAGATGTGTACTAAGCTTATTGCAAAGGTTAAATCAACACACAATATTCATATGCAAGATTAGATGTGTACTaagctattttttacagtctatggtactAAGCTTACTGCAAAGGTTAAATCAACATACAATATTTATATGCAAGATTAGTACTAAGCTTATTGCAAAGGATACACAATTTCACATCTGCTTTTGAGATTGAGTGAACAAACTTCGGTCTAAATTACGATGGAACAAATGTTATCACAGCTCACATACTGTGATTACATTGAATAATGGTACCTACAACAACCTGTGGTTTGTACCACCCTTCCTACAGTCAATAACAAAACCAGAAAGAGTTGAAAGACACTGACCTGTAGCCTGGGGAAGATCAGAGGGTTTGATAGACAATTCATCAATCTTCACAGGGACACACAGGAAAGAGCATAAAGTTGTATTAGTGTTTGCTCAAATCTTCCTAATCTCATACCCTAAGTCCCCATATGATAACACACAGATGACTGAGGAGTTAGTGAGTTATAGACGGTGTGCATTTGTTGGTTGATTAGCTCAGTGCAATGCAGAGACGCCTGCTTGCATCTGGAGAAAAGGTGAAAATGGGTGTTCTTCTCAAAGGCTCAACTAAGGCTTGCAGTGGTGTGCCAAGGCCAATGAGAAGAGTGGTTAGTGATTAGTGTTCTTGTTAACAGAgagactttttaaaaaaaagttattaGCAACACTACCATCCTGCCATGTTCTTACTGTAGTTACCCACTATGCCTACAGGATTCACTCTTAAGTTGTACATCCTGCATCTAAGCCATCACTTATCGCATGCCCATAACCCAAGTGCTTCTTTCACTTCTTTCAAAAATACAACTTTCACAGGCATTCCCTGAGGTGAGGTGTAGGATCAGATAGCCCAAAGCAAGAAATCAAGCTAAGGGGGTATATAAACAGCTCTTCCCTGAGAGTTGAGATGGTGGACTCCATCTGGCAGGTGGAATGGGGAGGGTTGGGGAACTCGTTCACTTACAGACTCGTAGGTGGGGGGGCAGCTGGGCAGCTGTGGGGGCTGCCCTCCAATTCCTGGTGCCTGGAAGTTACTAAAGCCATCATAGGTACCAACAGGACCATTAAAGGGCTCCTatgggagagggtggagagataTAAGAACTCCCAAACACAACAAatggtgtttgtgtacatggCATCAACAGCGCATTATCACAAACAAATAGGCTGGTCTTACAGCTCCTTTGGGAGGTGGGTAGCTGAAAGCAGAGGGCATGGGCATGGGCATGGGCATTGGCATGTGCATAGCACCAGGGGGCACTGTGTAtccgccgccaccgccaccacctcctcctcctccactgccGCCACCTCCGAAGCCACCCTTCTTGAAGTCGCTGTCAACGTCAATAAGGTCAGCCTCCTCGCCCGGGGTCACCTCGGGCTACACGCAAATGGGTATGAGAAAAGGTGGCATGAAAAACTTATTATGCTTTGGGGCATTAGAAggatagtggctaaggagctgagctagctagcatgcagtagcctgaaaagttgtgggttcaattaaAGAGGGTTCAACAGGAggcttccaccgctgtgcccttgagcaaggcacttaacaccgagttgctctggggacaatggtccttgtaatataattgacattatGTACATCGCTTTAGATAAAAgaatctgctaaatgaataaatgtaatgtaaatgtttcAACATTTAAAGCAAGTGTGGCATTTTATCTGTGCCACTGTAGAACAGAGTAGCTGAGTGGAGTAGGGAGTAGCTGGTCCTCACCCTGACCATGGCATCAGGTTCATATGGGACATTGTAGTTCTTGGCGATCTCTATGAGGTAGCGCTCCACAAGGATCTTTGGTGGGGCCTCTACACTCAGTTTATGCATGAGCTTTAATGGAAAAGGGAGGAAGGATACAGAGTGATCATTTAACAACAGCAGAcatataaaacaaaaacaaaaaactagCATCTATAGCCTACTTTTCTTACCCGGTCATTGACTGTCCCAATCTGGTTTGTTCTGCAGAGCTTACCATACTCTTTGCTGTATTTTGCACAAAGCTGGTCAGACACCTAGTGTTAAAAAGACCACACAATTTGAACAGAACCATTAACAGAGCCACAAACACATGTTGTTAAGCCAATAGAAATAAAACACTTCTACTGTATTTATCATAACTAAACTGTTATCTGTACTCACAATTTTGAGCTCTGAGACTTCTGACTGCAGCCGAGGAGCAGCCCAGATGAGAGTGGACACAGCCTCCTGCAGGCCAGGGTCCAGCTCTCTGAGGTGGGAGAGATGGACATGATCAGTCCCTGATGACCAACCAAATgactatacagtatacacaggTAAAAAAATATTCATGGATTAGTTGAATATCGATGTAAGTCAACTTACTTCATTGACTGAATGAGGCCAAAGCGGGCTAACAGTAGGTCACAGTACAACTCCAAGATCTCCATGGCTTCCACCAGGTAGTCCTCTCTGATGATGTGCTCGACGCGGATTCGGGCTCGCTCATCTTTGCCTGCTGACAAGTAGTCTGCAATCTCCTTCCTAGCTTTCTGCGCCAATTCGGCTGTAGAAGGAAATGTTTATGTTAGGTGGTATACAAATTAAATGGATACGGGTTTACTGCATTAATCATGACACGTGACAGTGTAACACccacttttctttttctccagtAGTTTAAGGCGGTTGATGACGAGTCGGAGATTTACTCGAAGTCTCTCCGCTTTGAATCCACCACCAAGCATGATGGATTGTGTGTTGACTTTGTCTAAAGATAAACATCGGAAACAAAGTCAGTGGCATAAAGGACACTGCTTAAAGGTAACGGTAACGTCATGCGCTAAACGTTTCCTAGTGACTCAGAAAAAGTAAACACGCCCAAACGGGACATCGAAATGTCGCTTCACATCAAAACGTTCTGCTGTGTCTTGCTAGCCACCCAACTTCTAAATCTTCAATTTTAACTATTAGAAATGACAGTCAACTTTCAGTCTGATATAAAGTCAACAAGTGAACCATTCGGTCACTTCCGTGTTCAGCATGGGCATCCCCTACCTAGTTCTAGACTGGCTAAGGAACTAGCTGGAGTGCGGCGCATTGAAAACAATCACCTACCTACCGATACCTATCCAACACAACAGCAAACCAAGTTACCAGAATAGTTACCAATTTCATACTTCCCACCACctccattatatatatatatatatatacacacacacacacacacacacacacgttatagtatgatttatgttttttgttttgtatttatgttttaattGTGAACTTCAATTTACCGAAACCATAGGCAAAACACAGCCtgttacgttaacgttacaatTTGAACGCTGTTTCCCTGCTAGTTTTGCTTGAGCTATTCTTGAGCTACAATTACCTAATAATGTTCAAACTGATCAGCAAATGTAACAATAGAACAAACTAACGTTAACATCCTACAGGTTGGATAACAAGCCATGAACTTCCCTATAATAACAGAAACAAGACGACGTGAATGATTTGCTTAATCATACCAAGCTATCAAATGTTAGCTACCCGTAAAAATAGCCACGCTAAGAAGCTTTTAACCAGAGGTAGTCTACACCTTTAAATCCTAGACACACAAACTACCACCATCACCAAATCATACTGTGATTAAAAACACGaaaataaacaattaaaacaacTGCCACCTGTCAATATTGCGTGAAAAGTTGGAGTTACCTTTGTGTTTCGGTTTAAAAGCAGGCAAACACAGCTTCCTGACAAGCTAAAATGATAACAACTGTAGAACTTCCGCGAAACGCAACGCTTTTACGTATTACGTTTTGCGTGACGCATAAGTTCCATAGAGTAtcagcagagagggttaaagcggatctTTGTTATCAGTACATCAAGTACATCTCTCTGGTAGGCTACGTACGGGCGTACCACAAACATACTAAGAtacattttaatagcctagcGGACGGGCTCTGGTACTTTGGCACTGAGGGGAATAATCCtcaataaataaaatgattCTATCGATTTATATTTTAACATGAATCACATCCATTCTCAGACTAGAAACATCatagaaaatgtaggcctatgagtTTTCGTATAGCTGAATGAAAACAACTTGCCGGGCTTGTGGCACTGACCATGAAATTAGAGGGTGCGGTAAGCCAACTAATGGGCCATGGACCTGCATAAAATTAGCCTGCCATTGTCCATTGAATCACATAAACTAGAATGTATGTGGCCTGCAAGTCATTAAATAATAATGGGATTTCTCTCAAAACACAAATTGTGATTAGCCTACAATCTTCAAACTTCAAGCTAATGAAACTGCTGATTGCTTGCTCTCTGGTAAGGCCTATTTGTTAGTGGAACCATTAATTTATGCAatggttattttttttttccatgttgTTTCATGGGAATTAGTGACATTGTTTCATGGGAATTAGTTTTAGCATCAAATACATAGGCTACCACTTCAACTGCAAACGTGACCGATGACCATATCCTATACCCTGATTGGCCACACTGATGATTGAAAGAAGTCTACAGGAAACCATAGCCTGGTTCACAAGTCTCACTATACTTAGTTTCATTTCTTGAAGAGAGTCTGGGAAGTGGGTACTCACAATTGGGAAATGTTTCTAACCGTAACATCGTAATGGACATAGACTTTGAATTAACTGAGCCTAACCAATcgcattgatcagggattcctacTTTACTTATACCTCGCCTAACTttttcaaactgataataaTTTCCTGACTTTTTACAAGGTTTATATTTTGCAAATGTTCTTCGGGTATGAGGTTATTGAGATGGGGCTGACTATGGGAATGCATTTGTCTTCATTCTTCTTTATGATTAAAGTatgatctgattctgattcattggACTATTGGGCACTGCGTTTAGTACACATGTGTAATACAATGTATGCATTTTCCCATTATCTAACtgcattttttttgttgtttgcagaTGTTGCACTACTGTTCACCACATCCACTTTCAAAACTATCTTCATCTTTCTCGTCACTGATTGGGCCTCTATTCCGGTGGCTGAGGGAAACTTAAACACATTGATAGGAGCCAGACTTGTCTctcagtgaaataaaaatgagcgAAGATAGGCGGGTGGGGCCAGGCTAGGGAAATTAACCTTTGGTCATCACAATAAATGATGCTAATAGGTTGAAA
The Alosa sapidissima isolate fAloSap1 chromosome 14, fAloSap1.pri, whole genome shotgun sequence DNA segment above includes these coding regions:
- the ist1 gene encoding IST1 homolog isoform X2, translated to MLGGGFKAERLRVNLRLVINRLKLLEKKKTELAQKARKEIADYLSAGKDERARIRVEHIIREDYLVEAMEILELYCDLLLARFGLIQSMKELDPGLQEAVSTLIWAAPRLQSEVSELKIVSDQLCAKYSKEYGKLCRTNQIGTVNDRLMHKLSVEAPPKILVERYLIEIAKNYNVPYEPDAMVRPEVTPGEEADLIDVDSDFKKGGFGGGGSGGGGGGGGGGGYTVPPGAMHMPMPMPMPMPSAFSYPPPKGAEPFNGPVGTYDGFSNFQAPGIGGQPPQLPSCPPTYESATGPSPSTQIYDNNALPELPSVPDTLPATSFGGNTAASDDIDFDDLTRRFEELKKKT
- the ist1 gene encoding IST1 homolog isoform X1, with translation MLGGGFKAERLRVNLRLVINRLKLLEKKKTELAQKARKEIADYLSAGKDERARIRVEHIIREDYLVEAMEILELYCDLLLARFGLIQSMKELDPGLQEAVSTLIWAAPRLQSEVSELKIVSDQLCAKYSKEYGKLCRTNQIGTVNDRLMHKLSVEAPPKILVERYLIEIAKNYNVPYEPDAMVRPEVTPGEEADLIDVDSDFKKGGFGGGGSGGGGGGGGGGGYTVPPGAMHMPMPMPMPMPSAFSYPPPKGAEPFNGPVGTYDGFSNFQAPGIGGQPPQLPSCPPTYESIDELSIKPSDLPQATGPSPSTQIYDNNALPELPSVPDTLPATSFGGNTAASDDIDFDDLTRRFEELKKKT